A genomic stretch from Actinomadura rubteroloni includes:
- the rpsD gene encoding 30S ribosomal protein S4, whose protein sequence is MNNPRPKVRLSRALGIPLTPKSVRYFEARPYPPGVHGRARKQESDYKVRLREKQRLRAQYNIRETQLRNAFDKASRSGGKTGEALLVDLERRLDALVLRSGFARTIYQARQFVVHRHVLVNGRRVDRPSFRLAPGDVITIAERSRNMDPFQIAAAGAHADNVPPYLDVRVDALTAHFTRLPERTEIPVVCDEQLVVEHYSR, encoded by the coding sequence ATGAACAACCCCCGGCCGAAGGTCCGGCTGTCGCGCGCGCTCGGGATCCCCCTGACGCCGAAGAGCGTGCGGTACTTCGAGGCGCGGCCGTACCCGCCCGGCGTCCACGGGCGCGCGCGCAAGCAGGAGTCGGACTACAAGGTGCGGCTGCGCGAGAAGCAGCGGCTCCGGGCGCAGTACAACATCCGCGAGACGCAGCTCCGCAACGCCTTCGACAAGGCGTCCCGGTCCGGGGGCAAGACGGGCGAGGCTCTGCTGGTGGACCTGGAACGGCGCCTGGACGCCCTGGTCCTGCGCTCCGGGTTCGCGCGGACGATCTACCAGGCGCGGCAGTTCGTCGTCCACCGCCACGTGCTGGTGAACGGGCGCCGCGTGGACCGTCCGTCCTTCCGCCTCGCCCCCGGCGACGTCATCACGATCGCCGAGCGAAGCCGGAACATGGATCCGTTCCAGATCGCCGCCGCCGGCGCGCACGCCGACAACGTCCCGCCTTACCTGGACGTCCGCGTCGACGCCCTGACGGCCCACTTCACACGACTCCCCGAACGCACCGAGATTCCGGTCGTCTGCGACGAGCAGCTGGTCGTGGAGCACTACTCGCGCTAG
- a CDS encoding serine/threonine-protein kinase, producing the protein MPAPVPVYEPRTPDDPPLIGGYRVLARIGAGGMGRVYLATTQSGRKLAIKVVRPEFAEDPEFRRRFQQEIAAAQRVQSFYTAPVIDAHADGPQPWLATAHVPGPSLAQTVVELGPLPEATVRAVFAGVAEALQAVHAAGVVHRDLKPSNVLLAPDGPRVIDFGIARAADTTPLTRTGMRIGSPQYMAPEQALGRPSTPAVDMFALAGVVLFAATGRTPFGEGPAEAVLFRVVHEEPVLDGCPDGLRDLVERCLAKDPADRPTPRDVLDALEVGTDPPGAGWLPEDVTRRLPAYSAEPPRPMGPPTSGPGFDPVPVPPAGAPVPAAAPVPAVRLLLLALAAAGVVIVVLAAALVVLRPWERDAPGAAAHRPPESLPAAHESSTATQTAGPDLGGPSRPAPGGVGAQLGHYANVNLASGYAINLSDDPKHPKASRGGEDLRYDGTLWGDRLSVLAPGQPGGYEACRDNTRYADYLGDDYLVKGKRICVTTESGLVGLVEVRGTGDKPSAYLAFDLTVWQGVPPTPGG; encoded by the coding sequence ATGCCAGCGCCCGTTCCGGTGTATGAGCCCCGCACCCCGGACGATCCGCCGCTCATCGGCGGGTACCGCGTCCTCGCCCGCATCGGCGCGGGCGGGATGGGCCGCGTCTACCTCGCCACGACGCAGAGCGGGCGCAAGCTCGCGATCAAGGTCGTGCGGCCCGAGTTCGCCGAGGACCCCGAGTTCCGGCGCCGCTTCCAGCAGGAGATCGCCGCCGCGCAGCGGGTGCAGAGCTTCTACACCGCGCCCGTCATCGACGCGCACGCCGACGGCCCGCAGCCGTGGCTGGCGACCGCGCACGTGCCGGGGCCGTCGCTGGCGCAGACGGTCGTGGAACTCGGCCCGCTGCCGGAGGCGACGGTCCGGGCGGTGTTCGCCGGGGTCGCCGAGGCGCTCCAGGCCGTCCACGCGGCGGGGGTGGTGCACCGGGACCTGAAGCCGTCCAACGTGCTGCTGGCGCCCGACGGGCCGCGCGTCATCGACTTCGGCATCGCCCGCGCCGCCGACACGACCCCGCTCACCCGCACCGGCATGCGGATCGGATCGCCGCAGTACATGGCGCCCGAGCAGGCGCTCGGGCGGCCGTCCACCCCGGCGGTCGACATGTTCGCGCTGGCGGGCGTCGTGCTGTTCGCGGCGACCGGGCGGACGCCGTTCGGCGAGGGGCCGGCCGAGGCGGTGCTGTTCCGGGTCGTCCACGAGGAGCCGGTGCTGGACGGCTGCCCCGACGGCCTGCGCGACCTGGTCGAACGCTGCCTCGCCAAGGACCCGGCGGACCGTCCGACGCCGCGCGACGTCCTCGACGCCCTGGAGGTCGGCACCGACCCGCCCGGCGCGGGCTGGCTCCCCGAGGACGTCACGCGCCGGCTCCCCGCCTACTCGGCCGAGCCGCCGCGTCCGATGGGGCCGCCGACGAGCGGGCCGGGGTTCGATCCCGTGCCGGTGCCGCCCGCCGGGGCGCCGGTGCCGGCCGCCGCGCCCGTCCCGGCCGTGCGGCTGCTGCTGCTCGCGCTCGCGGCGGCGGGCGTCGTGATCGTGGTGCTCGCGGCGGCGCTGGTCGTCCTGCGGCCGTGGGAGCGGGACGCGCCGGGCGCCGCCGCGCACCGTCCGCCGGAGTCCCTGCCCGCCGCGCACGAGTCGTCCACCGCGACGCAGACTGCCGGACCCGACCTCGGCGGCCCGTCCAGGCCCGCGCCCGGCGGCGTCGGCGCGCAGCTCGGGCACTACGCGAACGTCAACCTGGCCAGCGGCTACGCGATCAACCTGAGCGACGACCCGAAGCACCCGAAGGCGTCCCGCGGCGGCGAGGACCTGCGCTACGACGGCACCCTGTGGGGCGACCGGCTGTCGGTGCTCGCGCCCGGCCAGCCCGGCGGCTACGAGGCGTGCCGCGACAACACCCGCTACGCCGACTACCTCGGCGACGACTACCTCGTCAAGGGCAAGAGGATCTGCGTGACGACCGAGAGCGGGCTCGTCGGGCTGGTCGAGGTGCGCGGGACGGGCGACAAGCCGTCCGCCTACCTCGCGTTCGACCTGACCGTGTGGCAGGGCGTCCCGCCCACCCCCGGCGGATAG
- the rraA gene encoding ribonuclease E activity regulator RraA, which produces MTSFATADLIDDFGDELRSCETQFRQFGARTAFAGPVATVRCFRDNGLVKKLLNTPGEGRVLVVDGAASTGSALMGDLIAAAAVANAWAGVVINGVVRDVATLRTLDLGIKALGSNPRKSAKDGAGAVDVPVEFGTVEFRPGDWLYSDEDGIVLASRSLL; this is translated from the coding sequence ATGACCTCCTTCGCCACCGCTGACCTCATCGACGACTTCGGCGACGAACTGCGGAGCTGCGAAACTCAGTTCCGCCAGTTCGGCGCGCGCACCGCGTTCGCCGGCCCGGTCGCGACCGTCCGCTGCTTCCGCGACAACGGTCTCGTGAAGAAGCTCCTGAACACCCCGGGCGAGGGCCGCGTCCTCGTCGTGGACGGCGCCGCCTCGACGGGCTCGGCCCTCATGGGCGACCTGATCGCGGCGGCGGCGGTGGCGAACGCCTGGGCCGGTGTGGTGATCAACGGCGTCGTGCGCGACGTGGCGACCCTGCGCACCCTGGACCTGGGCATCAAGGCACTGGGCTCCAACCCGCGCAAGAGCGCCAAGGACGGCGCGGGCGCGGTGGACGTGCCGGTCGAGTTCGGCACCGTGGAGTTCCGCCCCGGCGACTGGCTCTACAGCGACGAGGACGGCATTGTCCTCGCCTCCCGCAGCCTCCTCTGA
- a CDS encoding DUF2470 domain-containing protein yields MDQQRTVSGPSPAERARTLAYGVAGGVLVTPGVPYAPIPAHAAGKDGAPLLLLPAASPVATALVGNADLPATLRISDVAPVPFPDRVRGRAWLHGWISEVPPAARRDAALRLARLHPRPELLDLARTDGGDHVLLTLDVAQIEVDDPWGSATVEPEDFAQAGPDPFAAIEAGVLAHLDGCHRAELRRLLPELGEPAPDVRPLGLDRLGLWLRCSIPSPDAPEPFDLRVPFPHPAHDLPSLRHAYACLWQAAAK; encoded by the coding sequence GTGGACCAGCAGCGGACCGTGAGCGGGCCGTCCCCCGCCGAACGCGCGCGCACCCTCGCCTACGGGGTGGCGGGCGGCGTCCTCGTCACGCCCGGCGTCCCGTACGCGCCGATTCCCGCGCACGCCGCGGGCAAGGACGGCGCGCCCCTGCTGCTCCTGCCCGCCGCGTCGCCCGTCGCGACCGCGCTCGTCGGGAACGCGGACCTGCCCGCCACGCTGCGGATCTCCGACGTCGCGCCGGTGCCGTTCCCCGACCGGGTGCGCGGACGGGCCTGGCTGCACGGCTGGATCAGCGAGGTCCCGCCCGCCGCCCGCCGGGACGCGGCCCTCCGCCTCGCCCGCCTCCACCCGCGTCCCGAACTGCTCGACCTCGCGCGCACGGACGGCGGCGACCACGTCCTGCTCACCCTGGACGTCGCCCAGATCGAGGTCGACGACCCCTGGGGCAGCGCGACCGTCGAACCCGAGGATTTCGCCCAGGCCGGCCCGGACCCGTTCGCCGCCATCGAGGCGGGCGTGCTCGCGCACCTGGACGGCTGCCACCGCGCCGAACTGCGCCGCCTGCTGCCGGAACTCGGCGAGCCCGCGCCCGACGTCCGCCCGCTCGGCCTGGACCGGCTCGGCCTCTGGCTGCGCTGCTCGATCCCGTCCCCGGACGCGCCCGAGCCGTTCGACCTGCGCGTCCCGTTCCCGCACCCCGCGCACGACCTGCCGAGCCTCCGGCACGCCTACGCGTGCCTCTGGCAGGCCGCCGCGAAGTGA
- the mshB gene encoding N-acetyl-1-D-myo-inositol-2-amino-2-deoxy-alpha-D-glucopyranoside deacetylase, whose amino-acid sequence MTEPRILFVHAHPDDESIGTGATIAKYAAQGARVHLVTCTLGEEGEVIPPELRHLAADREDRLGEHRVDELARACAVLGVADHRYLGGPGRWRDSGMMGAPSNDDPRCFWRADVEEAAGELAAVIREVRPQAIVTYDERGNYGHPDHIQAHRVTRRAFGLAADPAFTRGGEPWRTPKLYAYATPRTVLARAIAVMREAELPFARVAGLDELGSGVPDDDVTTAVDARAHLPAKLAALRAHRTQITVAPDDAGPFFALSNNLGQQAFGTEYYILLEGEPGPGKPPSGRETDLLAAPAADAPDDRTHASGSLP is encoded by the coding sequence ATGACCGAGCCGCGCATCCTGTTCGTCCACGCCCATCCGGACGACGAGTCCATCGGGACCGGGGCGACCATCGCCAAGTACGCGGCGCAGGGCGCCCGCGTCCACCTGGTCACCTGCACGCTGGGCGAGGAGGGCGAGGTCATCCCGCCCGAGCTGCGGCATCTGGCGGCGGACCGGGAGGACCGGCTCGGCGAGCACCGCGTCGACGAGCTGGCGCGGGCGTGCGCGGTGCTCGGCGTCGCCGACCACCGCTATCTCGGCGGGCCGGGCCGGTGGCGCGACTCGGGGATGATGGGCGCGCCGTCCAACGACGACCCGCGCTGCTTCTGGCGGGCGGACGTCGAGGAGGCCGCCGGGGAGCTGGCCGCCGTGATCCGCGAGGTCCGGCCGCAGGCGATCGTCACCTACGACGAGCGCGGCAACTACGGCCACCCCGACCACATCCAGGCGCACCGGGTGACGCGGCGGGCGTTCGGCCTCGCCGCCGACCCCGCGTTCACGCGCGGCGGCGAGCCGTGGCGGACGCCGAAGCTGTACGCGTACGCGACGCCGCGGACGGTCCTCGCCCGCGCCATCGCCGTCATGCGGGAGGCCGAGCTGCCGTTCGCGCGCGTCGCGGGCCTGGACGAGCTGGGCTCGGGCGTCCCCGACGACGACGTCACCACCGCCGTGGACGCCCGCGCGCATCTGCCCGCCAAGCTCGCCGCGCTGCGCGCCCACCGCACGCAGATCACGGTCGCGCCGGACGACGCGGGACCGTTCTTCGCGCTGTCCAACAACCTCGGGCAGCAGGCGTTCGGCACCGAGTACTACATCCTGCTGGAGGGCGAGCCGGGCCCCGGCAAGCCGCCGTCCGGCCGCGAGACCGACCTGCTCGCCGCGCCGGCGGCCGACGCGCCGGACGACCGGACGCACGCCTCCGGGTCGCTACCCTGA
- a CDS encoding DUF5925 domain-containing protein, with protein MTERPREFLHLVEAPEVATASGADLTLPVILSVDDTCSPADVMGMLSMRPFASGDQPWSRSARIEHVRADAPLRPESARVLRSARDRDRDTVLAEGEGWTLLASRWKHGNAHVAVSAESEELAEAILAESVRDASDPPRTDEQNVEMGFWHMGAHGPVRTERAISADSWAQIRRNYTAPVASALDDVMALRREDVAGRLLLLHGPPGTGKTTALRALARAWSGWCQADCVLDPESLFGTPSYLMEVAVGEDDDEERRWRLLILEDCDELIRGEAKQSTGQGLSRLLNLTDGMLGQGRDVLVAITTNEDLARLHPAVVRPGRCLAQIEVGPLTRAESLDWLDDAVPDPDIAADGATLAELAALRKGEHRPKPETPAGAATGFYL; from the coding sequence ATGACCGAACGCCCGCGGGAGTTCCTGCACCTGGTGGAGGCGCCCGAGGTCGCGACGGCCTCCGGCGCCGACCTGACGCTTCCCGTGATCCTCAGCGTGGACGACACCTGCTCGCCCGCCGACGTGATGGGGATGCTGTCGATGCGGCCGTTCGCGTCCGGCGACCAGCCGTGGTCGCGGTCGGCGCGGATCGAGCACGTCCGGGCCGACGCGCCGCTGCGTCCGGAGTCGGCGCGGGTGCTGCGCTCGGCGCGCGACCGCGACCGCGACACCGTCCTCGCCGAGGGCGAGGGCTGGACGCTGCTGGCGAGCCGCTGGAAGCACGGCAACGCGCACGTCGCGGTGTCCGCGGAGAGCGAGGAGCTGGCCGAGGCGATCCTGGCCGAGTCCGTCCGGGACGCCAGCGACCCGCCGCGCACCGACGAGCAGAACGTCGAGATGGGCTTCTGGCACATGGGCGCGCACGGGCCGGTGCGCACCGAGCGGGCCATCAGCGCCGACTCGTGGGCGCAGATCCGCCGCAACTACACCGCGCCCGTCGCCTCGGCGCTGGACGACGTCATGGCGCTGCGCCGCGAGGACGTCGCGGGCCGGCTGCTGCTCCTGCACGGCCCGCCCGGCACCGGCAAGACGACGGCGCTGCGGGCGCTCGCGCGGGCGTGGAGCGGCTGGTGCCAGGCCGACTGCGTCCTGGACCCCGAGTCGCTGTTCGGCACGCCGAGCTACCTCATGGAGGTCGCGGTCGGCGAGGACGACGACGAGGAGCGCCGCTGGCGGCTGCTCATCCTGGAGGACTGCGACGAGCTGATCCGCGGCGAGGCCAAGCAGTCGACCGGGCAGGGCCTGTCGCGGCTGCTGAACCTCACCGACGGGATGCTCGGGCAGGGCCGGGACGTCCTGGTGGCCATCACGACCAACGAGGACCTGGCGCGGCTGCACCCGGCGGTCGTCCGTCCGGGCCGGTGCCTGGCGCAGATCGAGGTCGGGCCGCTCACCCGGGCCGAGTCGCTGGACTGGCTGGACGACGCCGTCCCCGATCCGGACATCGCGGCCGACGGCGCGACGCTGGCCGAGCTGGCGGCGCTGCGCAAGGGCGAGCACCGGCCGAAGCCCGAGACGCCGGCGGGTGCGGCGACGGGCTTCTACCTGTAG
- a CDS encoding DUF6113 family protein produces the protein MRIDDEAPAAPRRGDRPLDAMVTGAAYAVLALLGAVVGVFGAAVQLWPFTPAVAPALLAAAAVFAVAYLAGRGMGSRAGAIVPGTAWLVVTLVLSAQRSEGDLLILGNAAGYVYMAAGVLAVVAAPLLVPAKHPSGSWLTRR, from the coding sequence GTGCGGATCGACGATGAGGCTCCGGCGGCCCCCCGGCGCGGGGACCGGCCGCTGGACGCGATGGTGACCGGCGCGGCCTACGCCGTCCTGGCCCTGCTGGGCGCGGTCGTGGGCGTGTTCGGCGCGGCCGTGCAGCTCTGGCCGTTCACGCCGGCGGTCGCCCCGGCGCTGCTCGCGGCGGCGGCCGTGTTCGCCGTCGCCTACCTGGCGGGCCGGGGGATGGGGTCCCGGGCGGGCGCGATCGTCCCCGGCACCGCCTGGCTGGTGGTGACGCTCGTGCTGTCCGCGCAGCGCTCCGAGGGGGACCTGCTGATCCTCGGGAACGCGGCCGGGTACGTCTACATGGCGGCCGGGGTCCTCGCGGTCGTGGCGGCGCCGCTGCTCGTCCCGGCCAAGCACCCGTCCGGCTCCTGGCTCACCCGCCGCTGA
- a CDS encoding MFS transporter has protein sequence MTRWRGNPWAILITLSLGFFMTLLDLTIVNIAIPSMTDKLHASLDEILWVTNAYTLVLAVLLITAGRLGDLLGKKNLFVAGVALFTLASLACGISQDPTQLIIARAVQGLGAAMLMPQTMSLIIATFPPEKRGTALGVWGGVAGISTIAGPTIGGLLVSALDWRWIFFVNLPIGIIVLVMALPILPAHIKGAKHRFDITGVVLASATLFCLVFGLTEGQKYDWNTWIWALIGASVVLLALFLVQQKMRQDRDPLMPFVLFADRNFSILSAIGAIVSIGMLGIFLPLTFYFQSAQGHSALEAGLIMAPSSVVSMFLAPLAGRLSDRVGGRFILLGGLTLYGLGMLWVVLIARTDTSWVAFMPPFVLAGIGIGGVFAPMATEATRNVPPMLAGAASGVNNTIRQIGSVVGGAAVGALLQNQLASSLRDEAVKRSTALPPQYRAGFVDGFANAGKGGLEVGTSQQTTAPPAGVPQSVVHQLHELGGQVFTHGLVDAMKPTMLMPILLIFVGAAACLGVKRYRAPAQQTAQAPEPASHKG, from the coding sequence TTGACCAGATGGCGCGGAAACCCGTGGGCGATCCTCATCACCCTGTCCCTCGGGTTCTTCATGACGCTGCTCGACCTGACGATCGTGAACATCGCGATCCCGAGCATGACCGACAAGCTGCACGCGTCCCTGGACGAGATCCTGTGGGTGACCAACGCCTACACGCTCGTCCTCGCGGTGCTGCTGATCACCGCGGGCCGCCTCGGCGACCTGCTCGGCAAGAAGAACCTCTTCGTCGCCGGCGTCGCGCTGTTCACGCTCGCCAGCCTGGCCTGCGGGATCTCGCAGGACCCGACGCAGCTCATCATCGCCCGCGCCGTGCAGGGCCTCGGCGCCGCGATGCTGATGCCGCAGACGATGTCGCTCATCATCGCGACGTTCCCGCCGGAGAAGCGCGGCACGGCGCTCGGCGTCTGGGGCGGCGTCGCGGGCATCTCCACCATCGCCGGGCCGACGATCGGCGGCCTGCTGGTCAGCGCGCTGGACTGGCGGTGGATCTTCTTCGTCAACCTGCCCATCGGGATCATCGTGCTCGTGATGGCGCTGCCGATCCTGCCCGCGCACATCAAGGGCGCGAAGCACCGGTTCGACATCACCGGGGTCGTGCTCGCGAGCGCCACCCTGTTCTGCCTGGTGTTCGGCCTGACCGAGGGCCAGAAGTACGACTGGAACACCTGGATCTGGGCACTGATCGGCGCGTCCGTCGTGCTGCTCGCGCTGTTCCTCGTCCAGCAGAAGATGCGCCAGGACCGCGACCCGCTGATGCCGTTCGTGCTGTTCGCCGACCGCAACTTCTCGATCCTCAGCGCCATCGGCGCGATCGTCTCGATCGGCATGCTCGGGATCTTCCTGCCGCTGACGTTCTACTTCCAGTCCGCGCAGGGGCACAGCGCGCTGGAGGCCGGGCTGATCATGGCGCCGTCCTCGGTCGTGTCGATGTTCCTCGCGCCGCTGGCCGGACGGCTCTCCGACCGCGTCGGCGGACGGTTCATCCTGCTCGGCGGGCTCACGCTGTACGGGCTCGGGATGCTGTGGGTCGTGCTCATCGCCAGGACCGACACGTCGTGGGTGGCGTTCATGCCGCCGTTCGTCCTCGCGGGCATCGGCATCGGCGGCGTGTTCGCGCCGATGGCGACCGAGGCGACGCGGAACGTCCCGCCGATGCTGGCGGGCGCCGCGTCCGGCGTGAACAACACGATCCGGCAGATCGGGTCCGTGGTCGGCGGCGCCGCCGTCGGCGCGCTGCTCCAGAACCAGCTCGCGTCGTCGCTGCGGGACGAGGCCGTCAAGCGGTCCACCGCGCTGCCCCCGCAGTACCGCGCCGGGTTCGTGGACGGCTTCGCGAACGCGGGCAAGGGCGGGCTGGAGGTCGGAACGTCCCAGCAGACGACCGCTCCCCCGGCCGGGGTGCCGCAGTCGGTCGTGCACCAGCTCCACGAGCTGGGCGGCCAGGTCTTCACCCACGGCCTGGTGGACGCGATGAAGCCGACGATGCTCATGCCGATCCTGCTGATCTTCGTCGGCGCGGCGGCGTGCCTCGGCGTCAAGCGCTACCGCGCCCCGGCGCAGCAGACCGCGCAGGCGCCCGAGCCCGCGTCCCACAAGGGCTGA
- the rocD gene encoding ornithine--oxo-acid transaminase — translation MGEQGGASVEGERLRRLSDEHSAHNYHPLPIVVAEADGAFVTDVDGRRYLDMLSAYSAVNFGHRNPRLVAAAERQLGRVTLVSRAFDHDQFGPFCAELAELCGKDMVLPMNTGAEAVETALKTARKWGYEVKGVPADQANIVTFVGNFHGRTTTIVSFSTDPVAKASYGPYTPGFRTVPYGDADALREAMDANTVGVLVEPIQGEAGVLVPPPGYLRAVRDLCDEHGALMIADEVQTGLGRTGATFACEHEDVVPDVYVLGKALGGGIVPVSAVVADTGVLGVYKPGEHGSTFGGNPMACAIAREVIAMLRTGEFQARSRDLGAHLHGRLGALDLEMVREVRGRGLWAGIELNGLARPVSERLMELGVLAKETHDTTLRLAPPLVVERDDLDWALDQLEAALKA, via the coding sequence GTGGGCGAGCAGGGCGGGGCGAGTGTCGAGGGCGAGCGGTTGCGGCGGCTGTCGGACGAGCACAGCGCGCACAACTACCACCCGCTGCCGATCGTGGTCGCGGAGGCGGACGGGGCGTTCGTCACGGACGTGGACGGGCGGCGGTATCTCGACATGCTGTCGGCGTACTCGGCCGTCAACTTCGGGCACCGCAACCCGCGGCTCGTGGCCGCCGCCGAGCGGCAGCTCGGGCGGGTGACGCTGGTCAGCCGCGCGTTCGACCACGACCAGTTCGGGCCGTTCTGCGCGGAGCTGGCCGAGCTGTGCGGCAAGGACATGGTGCTGCCGATGAACACCGGCGCCGAGGCGGTGGAGACGGCGCTGAAGACGGCCCGCAAGTGGGGGTACGAGGTCAAGGGCGTCCCGGCGGACCAGGCGAACATCGTGACGTTCGTCGGCAACTTCCACGGCCGGACGACGACGATCGTCAGCTTCTCCACCGACCCGGTCGCCAAGGCGTCCTACGGGCCGTACACGCCGGGGTTCCGGACGGTCCCGTACGGCGACGCGGACGCGCTGCGCGAGGCGATGGACGCGAACACCGTCGGCGTGCTGGTCGAGCCGATCCAGGGCGAGGCGGGGGTGCTGGTGCCGCCGCCGGGCTACCTGCGGGCCGTGCGGGACCTGTGCGACGAGCACGGCGCGCTGATGATCGCCGACGAGGTGCAGACCGGGCTCGGCCGGACCGGCGCGACGTTCGCGTGCGAGCACGAGGACGTGGTGCCGGACGTGTACGTCCTCGGCAAGGCGCTCGGCGGCGGGATCGTCCCGGTGTCGGCGGTGGTGGCCGACACCGGCGTCCTCGGGGTCTACAAGCCGGGCGAGCACGGCTCGACGTTCGGCGGCAACCCGATGGCCTGCGCGATCGCCCGCGAGGTCATCGCGATGCTGCGGACCGGGGAGTTCCAGGCGCGGTCCCGCGACCTCGGCGCGCACCTGCACGGACGGCTCGGCGCGCTGGACCTGGAGATGGTCCGGGAGGTGCGCGGGCGCGGGCTGTGGGCGGGCATCGAGCTGAACGGGCTGGCGCGGCCGGTCAGCGAGCGGCTGATGGAGCTGGGCGTGCTGGCGAAGGAGACGCACGACACGACGCTGCGCCTCGCGCCGCCGCTCGTCGTGGAGCGCGACGATCTCGACTGGGCGCTGGACCAGTTGGAGGCCGCGCTGAAGGCCTGA
- a CDS encoding PadR family transcriptional regulator, which produces MGRPLTPLALTVLRMLCDRPMHPYEMQQQIRDYHYDAAVKITHGALYHWVERLAAAGLIEPVETNREGRRPERTVYAVTTSGRDAAQLRMAELLSRPNPEYPLFGTALAFVNLLPESEVAALLRRRVIALEAALAGHLTVQEAHDKRGLERYKVLDHELTIAQLLTELEFCRALADDLENDRLTFRDADASRSPEPPSTEESC; this is translated from the coding sequence GTGGGCCGACCCCTGACCCCCCTGGCGCTCACGGTGCTGCGCATGCTGTGCGACCGCCCCATGCACCCGTACGAGATGCAGCAGCAGATCCGCGACTACCACTACGACGCCGCCGTGAAGATCACGCACGGCGCGCTGTACCACTGGGTGGAGCGGCTGGCCGCCGCCGGGCTCATCGAGCCCGTCGAGACGAACCGCGAGGGGCGGCGGCCCGAACGCACGGTCTACGCCGTCACGACGTCGGGACGCGACGCGGCGCAGCTCCGCATGGCCGAGCTGCTCTCGCGCCCGAACCCCGAGTACCCGCTGTTCGGGACGGCGCTCGCCTTCGTCAACCTCCTGCCCGAGAGCGAGGTGGCCGCCCTGCTGCGGCGCCGCGTCATCGCGCTGGAGGCGGCGCTGGCGGGTCACCTCACCGTGCAGGAGGCGCACGACAAGCGCGGGCTGGAGCGTTACAAGGTCCTCGACCACGAGCTGACGATCGCCCAGCTCCTCACCGAGCTGGAGTTCTGCCGCGCGCTCGCCGACGACCTGGAGAACGACCGCCTCACCTTCAGGGACGCCGACGCGTCCCGCTCCCCCGAACCTCCCTCCACCGAGGAGTCCTGTTGA
- a CDS encoding lysophospholipid acyltransferase family protein has translation MSEIVYPPVIKTALALFKALNIRFRLEGTEHVPAAGGAVLVSNHVSYLDFIFAGLAVHPAGRLTRFMAKKEVFDNRISGPLMRGMHHIPVDRDAGAASYKAALTALKGGEIVGVFAEATISRSFTVKEIKSGAVRMAVAADVPLLPIAIWGPQRMWTKGRKRRLLQRNVPVTILIGEPMYPKRGDDYAQVTADLQARMGELLEKAQREYPEEPTGDDRWWQPAYLGGTAPTPEEAAELDRKESEERAARRAARADAERREGDAA, from the coding sequence ATGTCCGAAATCGTGTACCCGCCGGTGATCAAGACAGCGCTCGCCCTGTTCAAGGCGCTGAACATCAGGTTCCGCCTGGAGGGGACCGAGCACGTCCCGGCGGCTGGCGGCGCGGTGCTGGTGAGCAACCACGTCAGCTACCTGGACTTCATCTTCGCGGGCCTCGCCGTCCACCCCGCCGGGCGCCTCACCCGGTTCATGGCGAAGAAGGAGGTCTTCGACAACCGGATCTCCGGACCGCTCATGCGGGGCATGCACCACATCCCGGTCGACCGGGACGCGGGCGCCGCGTCGTACAAGGCCGCGCTCACCGCGCTGAAGGGCGGCGAGATCGTCGGCGTGTTCGCCGAGGCGACGATCAGCCGGTCGTTCACGGTCAAGGAGATCAAGAGCGGGGCGGTGCGGATGGCCGTCGCCGCGGACGTCCCGCTGCTGCCCATCGCGATCTGGGGCCCGCAGCGCATGTGGACGAAGGGGCGCAAGCGGCGGCTGCTCCAGCGGAACGTCCCCGTCACGATCCTCATCGGCGAGCCGATGTACCCCAAGCGCGGCGACGACTACGCGCAGGTCACCGCCGACCTCCAGGCCCGGATGGGCGAGCTGCTGGAGAAGGCGCAGCGGGAGTACCCTGAGGAGCCGACCGGTGACGATCGGTGGTGGCAGCCCGCCTATCTCGGCGGCACCGCCCCGACGCCCGAGGAGGCGGCCGAACTGGACCGCAAGGAGTCCGAGGAGCGCGCCGCCCGCCGTGCCGCGCGCGCCGACGCCGAACGCCGCGAGGGTGATGCCGCCTGA